GTTTGTTCACCTCAAAGAAATGGAAATGAGAGCCAACCTGAATCGGCCGGTCCCCGATGTTTGCAACCGTCACGCTCTTTGACTCCCTGCCCTCATTTAATATAATATCTCTG
The sequence above is drawn from the Anaerotignum faecicola genome and encodes:
- a CDS encoding urease subunit beta; protein product: MSKRTDRKSGEVITQDRDIILNEGRESKSVTVANIGDRPIQVGSHFHFFEVNK